In Desulfobaccales bacterium, the following proteins share a genomic window:
- a CDS encoding DUF1622 domain-containing protein, whose translation MMVGSIKGFEGFDKFIQWVAIGIEFIAIGIIVLGAIITIITFLQRVIKEGPIEENYRRFRSDFGKAILLGLEFLIASDIVGTVAVGPNFQDLGVLGLLVVIRTFLSFALELEITGRWPWQKDAVERKSK comes from the coding sequence ATGATGGTAGGATCAATCAAAGGTTTCGAAGGCTTCGATAAATTTATTCAATGGGTCGCTATCGGCATCGAATTTATTGCGATTGGTATCATCGTGCTAGGTGCGATAATAACAATCATAACCTTTCTCCAACGTGTAATTAAAGAGGGGCCCATCGAAGAAAATTATCGAAGATTTCGCAGCGATTTTGGCAAGGCAATACTGCTGGGTTTGGAATTTCTCATTGCTTCCGATATTGTCGGCACGGTGGCGGTTGGCCCAAATTTTCAGGACTTAGGTGTGTTGGGTCTTTTGGTCGTGATCCGCACATTTCTGAGCTTTGCTCTTGAACTGGAGATCACCGGACGCTGGCCCTGGCAAAAAGACGCGGTTGAGAGAAAGTCCAAATAA
- a CDS encoding HD domain-containing phosphohydrolase: MDKDSFREKLLSSETRVLHRPGGEAGSSPYTPIYLSSLIMKERLTFNLYLKVAQKGSKEFAYPLLAKEGEAWERQWLDLLTKKGIDRLYFLNEDLEKVVAYLNNYMQLLKHESTKVSPELLGVFSEQLNLSIRRAFQSPRLGLAVKKAQALVEDLIESLQQDPTSLKLVWKVLYHDYSLYNHSINLCLLGTAFMLFLKKSGKESRDLGLAGLLHDIGMTRIPQEIYLKEGPLTPGERTEINQHSALGHRLLSKGSSLAYVPNEVLRLTLEHHENADGSGYPLGLPLNRQHGWTRIFRLLDSYESLTVVRPYRNAYKPFEAVKILQELRGSRGPIYDPLTLKSFISFLITD; the protein is encoded by the coding sequence ATGGATAAAGACTCATTTCGGGAAAAGCTCTTATCTTCAGAGACCAGGGTCTTACACCGGCCCGGGGGCGAAGCCGGGTCGTCCCCTTACACCCCCATCTACCTATCCTCGTTGATTATGAAGGAGCGGCTCACCTTTAATCTCTACCTGAAGGTGGCGCAAAAGGGGTCCAAGGAATTTGCCTATCCCCTTTTAGCCAAGGAGGGAGAGGCATGGGAACGCCAGTGGCTGGACCTTCTGACCAAAAAGGGCATAGACCGCCTCTATTTCCTCAATGAGGATTTGGAAAAAGTGGTTGCCTATCTCAATAATTATATGCAGTTGCTGAAACATGAGAGCACCAAGGTCTCCCCGGAATTACTGGGCGTTTTCTCCGAACAGTTGAACCTCAGCATTCGCCGGGCCTTCCAATCACCTCGCCTCGGACTGGCCGTGAAAAAGGCACAAGCTTTGGTGGAAGATCTAATCGAAAGTTTACAGCAAGACCCCACCTCCCTTAAATTAGTGTGGAAAGTTCTTTATCATGACTATAGTCTCTACAACCATTCAATCAACCTCTGTCTTCTAGGGACGGCCTTTATGCTCTTCTTGAAGAAATCCGGCAAGGAGAGCCGGGACTTAGGTCTTGCCGGCCTTTTGCACGACATCGGCATGACCCGCATCCCCCAGGAAATCTATTTAAAAGAGGGGCCGTTGACCCCTGGAGAAAGAACGGAAATAAATCAACACTCCGCTTTGGGACACCGTCTTTTGAGCAAAGGGTCTTCTCTGGCTTATGTGCCCAACGAGGTGTTGCGTCTTACTCTGGAGCATCATGAAAATGCCGACGGTTCCGGCTATCCTCTGGGTTTGCCCCTGAACCGGCAGCACGGCTGGACCCGCATCTTTCGCCTCTTGGACAGCTACGAAAGCCTCACTGTCGTCCGGCCTTACCGTAATGCTTACAAGCCTTTCGAGGCCGTAAAGATCCTCCAGGAATTGCGCGGCTCCCGAGGACCGATTTATGACCCTCTAACCTTGAAGAGTTTTATATCCTTCCTGATCACAGATTAA